The following coding sequences are from one Gemmatimonadaceae bacterium window:
- a CDS encoding class II fructose-bisphosphate aldolase, giving the protein MSESTMNPALLLGGAVSVTDGKVQVHNEAALATSQLDALVHQAVFGATEAERDLARWVIWEVGQTVGVRAASIHDLYIARGQGKCAGFTVPAINVRAMSYDTARAIFRTAKQMDAGAFILEIARSEIAYTEQRPAEYVSVMLAAALREGFRGPVFIQGDHFQVNHKKFAADPVTEVNAVKALVTEAVAAGFYNIDVDTSTLVDLSKPNLDEQQRLNYEVCVDITRFVRAAEPQGVTISIGGEIGEVGTENSTPEELHAFMQGFNRTLAAQAPGMAGLSKISVQSGTSHGGVVLADGSIADVALDLDTLETLSKLARDDYSMAGAVQHGASTLPDGAFNNFPKRETAEIHLATNFQNIMFDHIPAELLAEIYAWLDVNAKDERKATDSDAQFYYKTRKKAIGPFKKRLWALPEEIRAKLGAAYDAKFTFLFTQLGMAGTRKFVEQFVHAPVQHRPLPTGASTIVAAPDDADLSD; this is encoded by the coding sequence ATGTCCGAATCGACGATGAACCCGGCGCTGCTGCTCGGCGGCGCCGTCAGTGTCACTGATGGCAAGGTGCAGGTCCACAACGAAGCGGCTCTGGCGACCAGCCAGCTCGATGCGCTGGTCCACCAGGCCGTTTTCGGCGCCACCGAAGCCGAGCGCGATCTCGCGCGCTGGGTGATCTGGGAAGTCGGCCAGACGGTCGGCGTGCGGGCCGCCTCGATCCACGACCTCTACATCGCCCGCGGCCAGGGCAAGTGCGCCGGCTTCACGGTGCCCGCGATCAACGTGCGCGCGATGTCGTACGACACCGCCCGCGCGATTTTCCGCACGGCCAAGCAGATGGACGCCGGCGCGTTCATTCTCGAAATCGCGCGCTCGGAGATTGCCTACACCGAGCAGCGTCCGGCCGAGTACGTGTCGGTGATGCTCGCCGCCGCGCTGCGCGAAGGGTTCCGCGGCCCGGTGTTCATCCAGGGTGACCACTTCCAGGTCAACCACAAGAAGTTCGCCGCCGATCCGGTCACCGAAGTGAATGCGGTGAAGGCGCTGGTCACCGAAGCGGTCGCGGCCGGCTTCTACAACATCGACGTGGACACGTCCACGCTGGTTGACCTCTCCAAGCCCAACCTCGACGAGCAGCAGCGCCTCAACTACGAGGTGTGCGTGGACATCACGCGCTTCGTGCGCGCCGCCGAGCCGCAGGGTGTCACCATCTCCATCGGTGGCGAGATCGGCGAAGTGGGCACCGAGAATTCCACGCCGGAAGAGCTGCACGCGTTCATGCAGGGCTTCAACCGCACCCTCGCCGCGCAGGCGCCGGGGATGGCGGGGCTGTCGAAGATCTCGGTGCAGTCCGGCACGTCGCACGGCGGCGTGGTGCTCGCCGACGGCTCGATCGCCGATGTGGCGCTCGACCTCGATACCCTCGAGACGCTGTCGAAGCTCGCGCGCGATGACTACAGCATGGCGGGCGCGGTGCAGCATGGCGCCTCCACGCTCCCCGACGGCGCCTTCAACAACTTCCCCAAGCGCGAAACGGCCGAGATTCACCTGGCCACGAACTTCCAGAACATCATGTTCGACCACATCCCGGCGGAGCTGCTCGCCGAGATCTATGCGTGGCTCGACGTGAATGCGAAGGACGAGCGCAAGGCCACTGACAGCGACGCGCAGTTCTACTACAAGACCCGCAAGAAGGCGATCGGCCCCTTCAAGAAGCGTCTGTGGGCGCTTCCCGAAGAGATCCGCGCCAAGCTCGGCGCCGCCTACGACGCCAAGTTTACGTTCCTCTTCACGCAGCTCGGCATGGCCGGCACGCGGAAGTTCGTGGAGCAGTTCGTGCACGCGCCCGTGCAGCACCGTCCGCTCCCGACCGGCGCGTCCACCATTGTGGCGGCGCCGGACGACGCGGACCTGTCGGACTGA
- a CDS encoding YtxH domain-containing protein, translating to MSRDAYDDDRVVVVDRGRDSGLGMLLLGLAIGAGAALLLAPASGRETRERLQQGARRASKRAREFAEDMGEDLTERVGRVKERARDAVGTRADAVRDAVEVGREAAQRARADLERNLADAKSAYADRRRSTEPTAADDAGEG from the coding sequence ATGTCCCGTGATGCGTACGACGACGACCGCGTGGTCGTGGTGGATCGGGGTCGCGACAGCGGCCTCGGCATGCTGCTGTTGGGGCTCGCGATCGGCGCGGGGGCGGCTCTGCTCCTCGCGCCGGCGAGTGGCCGCGAAACGCGCGAGCGGTTGCAGCAGGGTGCGCGTCGCGCGAGCAAGCGCGCCCGGGAATTCGCCGAAGATATGGGCGAGGACCTTACCGAGCGCGTGGGGCGGGTGAAAGAGCGCGCCCGCGATGCCGTTGGCACGCGCGCCGACGCCGTGCGCGATGCGGTGGAAGTGGGCCGCGAGGCGGCGCAGCGGGCCCGCGCCGACCTGGAACGCAACCTGGCCGACGCCAAGTCTGCCTACGCAGACCGACGTCGCTCGACCGAGCCCACCGCTGCCGACGACGCGGGCGAGGGTTGA